A stretch of SAR324 cluster bacterium DNA encodes these proteins:
- a CDS encoding DUF1501 domain-containing protein, which produces MALEGQALLRTVTNLDFDPNADDGSGVDSALYAFKAGVACAADAQLPADLDSHGDYDRRHNEGLTKLNERVDRIWTNAEELGIAHRLTVILTSDFGRTPNYNDTNGNDHWPIGSTIVMHQNASWTNRTLGVTDGGPNAMRVNPRSLERDDNNGNIIYPKHVHRALQRHLCIESFAQSVGYGIDADNFNFFS; this is translated from the coding sequence ATAGCACTTGAAGGGCAAGCACTCCTTAGAACAGTTACAAACTTAGATTTTGATCCTAATGCTGATGATGGTTCGGGTGTTGATTCTGCTCTATATGCATTCAAAGCTGGTGTTGCCTGTGCTGCTGATGCACAACTCCCAGCCGATCTTGATAGTCATGGCGATTACGATAGACGTCACAATGAAGGTTTGACTAAGCTCAATGAAAGGGTTGACAGAATTTGGACAAATGCTGAGGAGCTTGGTATTGCTCACAGGCTGACTGTTATTCTTACATCAGACTTTGGCAGAACCCCAAACTACAATGATACAAACGGCAATGATCACTGGCCCATTGGCTCTACAATTGTAATGCATCAGAATGCCAGCTGGACGAATCGTACTCTAGGAGTTACAGATGGAGGACCTAATGCTATGCGTGTAAATCCACGCTCACTAGAGCGTGATGATAACAACGGCAATATAATTTATCCCAAGCATGTTCATAGAGCGCTACAACGACACTTGTGTATTGAGTCATTTGCTCAATCTGTTGGGTACGGTATTGATGCTGACAACTTTAACTTCTTCAGTTGA